One genomic region from Sphingobacterium sp. UGAL515B_05 encodes:
- a CDS encoding UDP-N-acetylmuramoyl-L-alanyl-D-glutamate--2,6-diaminopimelate ligase, producing MMDLKKVLHAIPVQQVVGNLEEVDVHSLCFDSRKVELGSLFIAVRGVQTDGHLFVDKAITSGARAVIVEELPKETLDSVAYILVADSAYALGVAAANFYGNPSEQLKLVGVTGTNGKTTVATLLFQLFTELGYHVGLLSTVQNQIGTKIIPATHTTPDPIQLNKLLRDMVDDGCDYAFMEVSSHAVVQERIAGLVFAGAIFTNITHDHLDFHKTFDNYIKAKKKFFDDLDANAFALTNADDRNGQIMLQNTVAHRKSYGLRSGADFKAKVIESHFDGMLMSVDGQEVWVKLIGDFNAYNLLAVYAAAILLEQETVKVLTALSTLKGAEGRFETMKSASGVFGIVDYAHTPDAVENVLKTISSLRRPEQKIITVLGCGGDRDKTKRPEMAEAALRYSDRFLITSDNPRTEDPYQIIKDIEAGVAADQKAKTLSIADRKEAIRTAFQLANPGDIILVAGKGHEKYQDINGVKHHFDDKEVLENTFNEQ from the coding sequence ATGATGGATTTAAAAAAAGTATTGCATGCTATTCCTGTACAGCAGGTTGTAGGGAACCTTGAAGAGGTCGATGTGCACTCTTTGTGCTTTGATTCCAGAAAAGTGGAGTTGGGAAGTTTGTTTATCGCTGTGCGAGGTGTTCAAACAGATGGTCATTTGTTTGTAGACAAGGCAATTACTTCTGGTGCAAGAGCGGTTATTGTAGAGGAGTTGCCAAAAGAGACATTAGACTCTGTTGCCTACATTTTAGTAGCCGATTCGGCTTATGCTTTGGGAGTGGCTGCCGCTAATTTTTACGGAAATCCTTCGGAACAGTTGAAATTGGTCGGTGTGACCGGCACAAATGGTAAAACGACCGTAGCTACGTTGTTGTTTCAGCTGTTTACCGAGTTGGGCTACCATGTGGGCTTATTATCTACAGTGCAAAACCAGATTGGAACGAAGATTATACCGGCAACACATACAACACCAGACCCTATTCAATTGAATAAATTGTTAAGGGATATGGTTGATGATGGCTGTGACTATGCATTTATGGAGGTTAGTTCACATGCTGTCGTTCAGGAACGTATAGCAGGCTTGGTGTTTGCGGGCGCAATATTCACGAATATTACGCACGATCACCTGGATTTCCATAAAACCTTTGATAACTATATTAAAGCGAAAAAGAAGTTTTTTGACGATTTGGATGCAAATGCTTTTGCGTTGACGAATGCTGATGATAGAAATGGTCAGATCATGCTTCAAAATACAGTGGCACACCGGAAAAGTTATGGCTTGCGTTCTGGTGCAGATTTTAAAGCAAAGGTGATCGAAAGCCATTTCGACGGGATGTTGATGAGTGTTGACGGACAGGAAGTATGGGTGAAATTGATCGGCGATTTCAATGCATATAACCTTTTGGCAGTTTATGCTGCCGCTATCTTGCTGGAGCAGGAAACGGTGAAAGTGTTGACCGCACTCAGTACCTTGAAAGGTGCAGAAGGACGGTTTGAAACGATGAAATCGGCTTCAGGTGTTTTTGGAATCGTAGACTACGCACATACACCTGATGCGGTTGAAAATGTGTTGAAGACTATAAGTTCATTGCGACGTCCAGAGCAAAAAATCATTACGGTGTTAGGATGCGGCGGCGATCGGGATAAGACCAAAAGACCTGAAATGGCAGAGGCGGCGCTGCGTTATAGTGACCGTTTTTTAATTACATCTGATAATCCGCGGACGGAAGATCCTTATCAGATTATTAAAGATATTGAAGCTGGTGTGGCAGCAGACCAAAAAGCGAAGACGCTTTCTATAGCGGATCGTAAGGAGGCTATACGCACGGCATTTCAGCTGGCTAATCCGGGGGATATTATCCTAGTGGCAGGAAAAGGGCATGAGAAATATCAGGATATAAATGGTGTGAAGCATCATTTTGATGATAAAGAAGTTTTAGAGAATACATTTAACGAACAATAG
- the rsmH gene encoding 16S rRNA (cytosine(1402)-N(4))-methyltransferase RsmH — protein sequence MENVYHVPVMLQECMDALAIKPDGIYVDVTFGGGGHSREILKRLGPKGKLFAFDQDPDALENAIDDPRFTLIHQNFRFLKNSLRLEGVRSVDGILADLGVSSHQFDAADRGFSIRFDADLDMRMDQVGDLDAKSLLATYSEEDLHRIFGMYGEIMNAKSLAKTIVTARLAQPIQTVAELKEVIQRMVPKGKEHKYHAQVFQALRIEVNRELEALQEFLLQTVDVLHVEGRLAVMSYHSLEDRLVKNFMAKGKFKGEVEKDFFGNEIKPFHVLSRKAITASAHELAVNNRSRSAKLRIAEKLDLS from the coding sequence ATGGAGAATGTATATCATGTTCCGGTAATGTTGCAAGAATGCATGGATGCTTTGGCTATTAAGCCAGATGGTATCTATGTGGATGTAACTTTTGGTGGTGGTGGTCATTCTCGGGAGATTTTGAAGAGATTGGGGCCAAAAGGGAAGCTGTTTGCTTTTGATCAGGATCCGGATGCATTGGAGAATGCAATTGACGATCCTCGTTTTACATTGATACATCAAAACTTTAGGTTTTTAAAGAATAGCCTTCGGTTGGAAGGAGTACGTTCTGTAGATGGTATTTTGGCAGATTTAGGGGTTTCCTCGCATCAATTTGATGCGGCTGATCGCGGGTTTTCTATTCGCTTTGACGCGGATCTGGATATGCGTATGGATCAAGTTGGTGATTTGGATGCGAAGTCGCTTTTGGCGACTTATTCGGAGGAGGATCTTCACCGCATTTTTGGGATGTATGGTGAAATCATGAATGCCAAGTCGCTTGCGAAAACAATTGTTACTGCGCGTTTGGCACAGCCAATCCAGACTGTTGCCGAATTGAAAGAGGTGATTCAACGGATGGTTCCGAAAGGTAAAGAACATAAGTATCATGCGCAGGTGTTTCAGGCGCTTCGTATAGAAGTGAATCGCGAGCTGGAAGCCTTACAGGAGTTTTTATTGCAAACAGTTGATGTGCTACATGTTGAAGGTCGATTGGCGGTGATGTCCTATCACTCTCTGGAGGATCGTTTGGTCAAAAATTTTATGGCCAAAGGAAAGTTTAAAGGAGAGGTTGAAAAGGATTTTTTTGGAAATGAAATTAAACCATTTCATGTGTTGAGCCGTAAAGCAATTACGGCATCTGCGCATGAGTTGGCGGTAAATAATAGATCGCGCAGTGCGAAACTGCGTATTGCTGAAAAGTTGGATTTGTCTTAA
- a CDS encoding FtsW/RodA/SpoVE family cell cycle protein, which produces MLQNIMSKLKGDRWIWIIVIILSGWSLLAVYSSVGTLAYKEGKGTEMYLLKHFSIIAVGFILMYLSHKLDYRYYAGISKIMMGITIPLLLFTLLFGSKVNEASRWLTIPGIGLTFQTSDLAKLSLIVFLARMLSRKQEEIKDVKKSFLPIMGSVCGVFILIALANLSTALMLFGVSVLLLLIGRISFKQIAIVCCGGGILLMMVIFFGPRRATYISRVKSFFHTEKVDKTVSFQDDKNYQANNAKIAIATGGLFGKGPGNSVQRNVLPHPYSDFIYAIIIEEYGTVGGVILLFLYLAFMYRCIRIVTMSPKAFGTFLAAGLGFSLTIQALANMAVAVGLGPVTGVPLPLVSMGGTSILFTSVALGIILSVSRNIEELKGKEELDEKPKPKKVVIGSIPA; this is translated from the coding sequence ATGCTACAGAACATAATGTCTAAATTGAAGGGTGATCGATGGATATGGATCATTGTGATTATCTTATCGGGATGGTCACTTTTGGCTGTATACAGTTCGGTGGGTACATTGGCGTACAAAGAAGGGAAGGGAACAGAAATGTATTTGTTAAAACACTTTTCTATTATTGCCGTTGGGTTTATCCTCATGTATCTTTCCCATAAGTTGGATTATCGGTATTACGCTGGTATATCCAAAATTATGATGGGCATTACAATCCCCTTATTGCTGTTTACCTTATTGTTTGGTAGTAAAGTTAATGAGGCAAGTCGTTGGTTGACCATACCCGGTATCGGTTTAACGTTTCAAACATCGGATTTGGCAAAGTTGTCACTCATTGTCTTTCTTGCGCGGATGTTATCCCGGAAACAGGAAGAGATCAAGGATGTTAAAAAATCGTTCTTACCTATTATGGGATCGGTGTGCGGTGTATTTATTTTGATTGCCTTGGCCAACTTATCTACAGCATTAATGCTATTTGGAGTGAGTGTTTTATTGCTGTTAATCGGTCGGATTAGTTTTAAACAAATTGCTATTGTCTGCTGTGGTGGTGGTATTCTTCTGATGATGGTTATCTTTTTTGGTCCACGTAGGGCAACCTATATCAGTCGGGTAAAATCTTTTTTTCATACTGAAAAAGTTGATAAAACGGTATCCTTCCAGGATGATAAAAACTATCAGGCGAACAATGCGAAAATTGCGATAGCAACTGGTGGGCTTTTTGGAAAAGGACCCGGAAATAGCGTGCAGCGTAATGTGTTGCCGCATCCTTACTCAGATTTTATATATGCTATTATTATTGAGGAGTACGGGACAGTCGGTGGGGTAATCCTACTATTTCTATATCTGGCCTTTATGTATCGTTGTATACGTATTGTCACGATGAGTCCCAAAGCTTTCGGTACTTTTCTGGCAGCGGGTTTGGGGTTCAGTTTGACGATCCAGGCCCTAGCAAATATGGCTGTTGCAGTAGGCTTGGGACCAGTTACGGGGGTTCCGCTTCCACTGGTGAGTATGGGAGGAACATCGATTTTATTTACGAGTGTCGCCTTGGGAATTATCCTGAGTGTGAGCAGAAATATTGAAGAATTAAAAGGTAAAGAGGAGCTGGATGAAAAGCCTAAACCGAAAAAAGTGGTGATAGGATCAATTCCAGCATAA
- the murD gene encoding UDP-N-acetylmuramoyl-L-alanine--D-glutamate ligase, whose product MSNIATTYYPQSGSLVILGAGESGVGTAILGKEKGFDVFISDKGLIADHYKEQLKVEGIAFEEGNHNEERILNAALVVKSPGIPETAPLVVALKAKNIPVIAEIEFAAQYTDAKLICITGSNGKSTTTMLTYEMLKHGGLNVGLAGNIGKSFALQVAREQFDCYVLEISSFMLDDMYHFRADVAVILNITPDHLDRYDHKMENYVDSKFRMIQNQTENDYFIYCLDDPETIKGLERHHSKGTYLPFTQEQLVELGAYLNANKTIIINTPNNDTFTMRAEELSLQGKHNIYNSMASGLIAKVQELRNQVMKESMGSYVNIPHRLEHVACIGGVNYINDSKATNVNSVWYALESFSTPIVLLLGGVDKGNDYSMLADLVKDKVRAIVCLGKDTAAIHTAFEQDVEIIVNSTSMQDAVVLASHLAQKGDTVLLSPACASFDWFKNYEDRGDKFKAAVMEL is encoded by the coding sequence ATGTCAAACATTGCAACAACATATTATCCTCAATCTGGAAGTTTGGTCATTTTAGGCGCTGGCGAAAGCGGTGTCGGAACGGCTATTCTTGGAAAAGAAAAGGGATTTGATGTATTTATATCCGATAAAGGACTGATTGCGGACCACTATAAGGAACAATTGAAAGTCGAGGGAATAGCTTTTGAAGAAGGTAATCACAATGAAGAACGGATTTTGAATGCTGCTTTGGTTGTGAAGAGCCCCGGTATTCCAGAGACAGCGCCTTTGGTGGTCGCTCTGAAAGCAAAGAATATACCCGTGATTGCAGAAATTGAATTTGCGGCACAGTATACTGATGCAAAGTTGATCTGTATTACAGGATCAAATGGGAAGTCTACAACAACCATGTTGACCTATGAGATGCTTAAGCATGGCGGTCTCAATGTCGGGTTGGCCGGTAATATTGGAAAGAGCTTTGCGCTTCAGGTAGCTAGAGAACAGTTTGATTGCTATGTCTTGGAAATATCAAGCTTTATGCTGGACGATATGTACCATTTTAGAGCGGATGTTGCTGTTATATTGAATATCACGCCTGATCATTTGGATCGCTACGACCATAAAATGGAAAATTATGTGGATTCAAAATTTAGGATGATTCAGAATCAAACGGAGAACGATTATTTTATATACTGCCTGGACGATCCAGAAACAATTAAAGGATTGGAAAGACATCATAGTAAAGGGACTTATTTGCCTTTTACACAGGAACAACTTGTTGAATTGGGCGCTTATTTGAATGCCAATAAGACAATAATTATTAATACACCAAATAACGATACATTCACTATGAGAGCTGAGGAATTGTCATTGCAGGGGAAGCATAATATTTATAATAGCATGGCTTCTGGGTTAATTGCGAAAGTGCAGGAATTGAGAAATCAAGTGATGAAAGAGAGCATGGGGTCGTATGTGAATATTCCACATCGCCTGGAACATGTAGCCTGTATTGGCGGTGTAAACTACATTAACGATTCAAAGGCGACGAATGTAAATTCGGTATGGTATGCTTTGGAGAGTTTTTCTACACCAATCGTATTGTTATTAGGTGGTGTAGATAAGGGAAATGATTACAGTATGCTTGCTGATTTGGTCAAAGACAAAGTGCGTGCTATTGTTTGTTTGGGAAAAGACACCGCTGCGATTCATACGGCATTTGAACAAGATGTGGAGATTATCGTCAATAGCACTTCGATGCAAGATGCAGTGGTATTGGCTTCGCACCTGGCGCAAAAAGGTGATACCGTATTGTTGTCCCCTGCATGTGCCAGTTTTGATTGGTTTAAGAACTATGAAGACCGTGGCGATAAATTTAAAGCAGCTGTAATGGAATTATAA
- a CDS encoding penicillin-binding protein yields the protein MSIRNTILVRVYFAFGLIVLLAFLVFGKMTKLQYVDGEHWKALADSLSIQEREVEAARGNIYSNDGSLLATSVPEYELRFDAMAIPEEGEEYFNLKVDSLAIKLADFFKDKSSRQYLTLLKQARNKKQRYLLLKRNVSHQDLKRVKQFPLLKSARVNKERYPSCLITDRQNKRILPFVNLAARTIGYKNVKENIHVGLEGAYGEYIDGKSGKRLMQRIAGGVWIPVNKDIEVAPVDGSDIISTIDVNMQDMAQRALEKQMITSNADEGCVVMMEVKTGEVRAVANFMRDKDGVYREKFNLAIAQSADPGSTFKLASYLALIDDKKIDSSTTVNIGNGNWPIYKHTIRDSHAPKKSIISAKRAFEESSNVGVTKFVYQAYKDNPDQFTSKLHSFGFGKTLDLQIPGEGVPLVKTSKSKSWSGLSLVQMAYGYEMKITPLQTLTFYNAVANNGKLIAPLFVKEIRHLGNTIQTFQAKVINEKIASDHALAEVRGMMEGVMTEGTGRSVASPLYSSGGKTGTAQMADGSRGYGARRYQSSFAGYFPAEDPKYSIIVVIRNPRNGYYGASIAGPVFKELADMVYANDMEMEGKKTFKAVNVGGRMPLTLQGSKEASKKVYDRLGIHTVNWDTIARGEVDTSTRGVPFMDLKYKEGIVPNVIGMGLMDALYVVENAGFKAHVTGKGRVGMQSLAAGQKLPFGTAINLELK from the coding sequence ATGAGTATCAGAAATACGATTCTTGTTCGTGTCTACTTTGCTTTTGGGCTTATCGTACTACTTGCGTTTTTGGTATTTGGAAAAATGACAAAGTTGCAGTATGTCGATGGGGAGCATTGGAAAGCTTTAGCGGATAGCCTTTCTATTCAGGAACGAGAGGTGGAAGCTGCTCGTGGTAATATCTATTCAAATGACGGAAGCTTGTTGGCTACTTCAGTGCCTGAATATGAGCTCCGTTTTGATGCAATGGCTATTCCGGAAGAGGGTGAAGAGTATTTTAATTTGAAAGTTGACTCCTTGGCTATTAAACTTGCTGATTTTTTTAAAGATAAATCATCGCGGCAGTATTTGACATTATTAAAACAGGCACGCAATAAAAAACAGCGCTACTTGTTGCTCAAGCGAAATGTGTCACATCAGGATTTAAAACGGGTAAAACAATTTCCCTTACTTAAATCTGCACGTGTCAATAAGGAGCGTTACCCAAGTTGTTTGATTACGGATAGACAGAACAAACGTATTTTGCCTTTTGTCAATCTCGCGGCGAGAACTATCGGTTATAAAAATGTGAAAGAAAATATTCATGTTGGACTGGAAGGTGCGTATGGAGAATATATCGACGGAAAGAGTGGGAAAAGGTTGATGCAGCGTATTGCCGGGGGGGTATGGATCCCTGTGAACAAAGATATTGAGGTTGCTCCGGTTGATGGCTCTGATATTATTTCGACCATTGATGTGAATATGCAGGATATGGCACAAAGGGCGCTCGAAAAGCAGATGATTACGAGTAATGCGGATGAGGGCTGTGTGGTGATGATGGAAGTAAAAACAGGTGAGGTACGTGCGGTGGCCAACTTTATGCGAGATAAAGATGGGGTCTATCGTGAAAAGTTCAACCTTGCCATCGCGCAAAGTGCAGATCCGGGTTCAACATTTAAGTTGGCTTCTTATTTGGCTTTGATTGATGATAAGAAAATAGACTCGAGTACAACAGTGAACATTGGTAATGGTAATTGGCCAATTTACAAGCATACCATTCGTGATTCACATGCACCTAAGAAGTCTATAATCTCTGCGAAAAGGGCCTTTGAGGAATCATCGAATGTGGGTGTTACTAAATTTGTTTATCAGGCTTATAAAGATAACCCAGATCAGTTTACATCAAAACTGCATTCTTTTGGTTTTGGAAAAACGCTAGATCTGCAGATTCCGGGCGAAGGGGTCCCCTTGGTGAAAACATCAAAAAGTAAAAGCTGGAGTGGGTTGTCGCTGGTGCAGATGGCTTACGGCTATGAAATGAAAATTACGCCATTGCAAACGTTGACATTTTATAATGCTGTCGCAAATAACGGTAAGTTGATAGCGCCGCTATTTGTTAAAGAAATTCGGCATTTAGGAAATACAATTCAAACGTTTCAAGCGAAAGTCATTAACGAGAAGATTGCCTCGGATCATGCTTTAGCAGAGGTGCGGGGAATGATGGAAGGTGTTATGACTGAAGGTACAGGTAGAAGTGTTGCTAGTCCATTGTATAGCTCTGGCGGTAAAACAGGAACAGCACAGATGGCTGATGGCTCGAGAGGGTACGGTGCTAGACGATATCAATCTTCATTCGCTGGGTATTTTCCAGCTGAAGATCCAAAATATTCCATTATTGTGGTGATTCGTAACCCAAGAAATGGCTATTACGGTGCATCGATTGCGGGGCCCGTATTTAAAGAGCTTGCAGATATGGTATATGCAAACGATATGGAGATGGAGGGGAAAAAGACATTTAAAGCAGTCAACGTGGGCGGAAGAATGCCATTGACTTTGCAGGGGTCGAAGGAAGCTAGTAAAAAAGTGTACGATAGGTTGGGGATTCATACCGTGAATTGGGATACGATTGCGCGGGGAGAAGTGGATACCTCGACACGAGGTGTACCATTCATGGATTTAAAATATAAAGAAGGAATCGTTCCGAATGTGATCGGAATGGGATTGATGGACGCTTTATATGTTGTGGAGAATGCCGGATTTAAAGCGCACGTGACAGGGAAAGGAAGAGTGGGAATGCAGTCTTTAGCTGCAGGGCAAAAACTGCCTTTTGGAACGGCGATAAATTTAGAACTTAAGTAA
- the mraY gene encoding phospho-N-acetylmuramoyl-pentapeptide-transferase has product MLYHLFTWLSEYIHIPGGGLFQYISFRTSMAVIASLIITTVFGGKLIQFLHNKQVGETIRDLGLEGEKKKAGTPTMGGIIIIAGILIPTLLFAKLTNIYVIIMIVTTLWMGAIGFLDDYIKVFKHNKEGLAGKFKVVGQVGLGALIACTMYFHPDIVVRKGVDKPTSTKPVEVVINEGTGEKTYAENVKSSKTNIPFYKNNEFDYAKVFKIFGLQSDYLTFVVFLVVVIFIVTAVSNGANITDGIDGLATSTSAIIGVTLAILAYVSGNVIFSDYLNIMYIPNSGELVIFAGAFVGACVGFLWYNTYPAQVFMGDTGSLAIGGIIAAFAILIRKELLIPILCGVFLLENLSVILQVSYFKYTKKKYGEGRRIFLMSPLHHHFQKKGYHEAKIVTRFVIVGIILAILTIVTLKIR; this is encoded by the coding sequence ATGTTGTACCATCTTTTTACGTGGCTTAGCGAATATATTCATATACCTGGAGGGGGGTTGTTTCAATACATCTCCTTTCGGACATCTATGGCTGTAATCGCGTCTTTGATTATTACCACGGTTTTTGGGGGAAAATTGATTCAATTCTTGCATAATAAGCAAGTTGGCGAGACAATTCGTGATTTGGGACTAGAAGGAGAAAAAAAGAAAGCTGGTACGCCTACGATGGGTGGGATCATCATCATTGCAGGTATCCTTATCCCGACCTTGTTATTTGCAAAATTGACGAATATCTATGTGATTATCATGATTGTGACAACACTTTGGATGGGCGCAATTGGATTTTTGGATGATTATATAAAGGTTTTTAAACATAATAAAGAGGGCTTAGCTGGTAAATTTAAAGTTGTTGGACAAGTTGGTTTGGGTGCCCTAATTGCTTGTACAATGTACTTTCATCCAGATATCGTTGTTCGAAAAGGGGTGGATAAGCCTACCTCTACCAAGCCCGTTGAAGTGGTTATCAATGAAGGTACAGGGGAGAAAACCTATGCTGAAAACGTAAAATCATCTAAGACAAATATTCCGTTTTATAAAAATAACGAGTTTGATTATGCTAAGGTGTTTAAAATATTCGGATTACAGAGCGACTATCTGACTTTCGTCGTCTTTTTAGTTGTCGTTATTTTTATCGTTACGGCAGTTTCAAACGGCGCAAATATTACGGACGGTATCGATGGTTTGGCCACGAGTACTTCTGCTATCATCGGTGTCACTTTAGCAATTTTAGCGTATGTGTCGGGTAACGTAATTTTTTCGGATTACCTCAATATCATGTATATCCCTAATTCGGGAGAGCTTGTGATTTTCGCCGGAGCATTTGTGGGAGCCTGCGTAGGTTTCTTATGGTATAACACGTATCCTGCCCAAGTTTTTATGGGTGATACGGGAAGTTTGGCAATAGGCGGTATAATTGCTGCTTTTGCTATCCTGATCCGGAAAGAATTGTTGATTCCGATTTTATGTGGTGTATTTCTGTTGGAAAACCTTTCTGTTATTCTTCAAGTGTCGTATTTCAAATACACGAAGAAGAAATATGGTGAGGGTAGACGGATCTTTTTGATGTCGCCATTACATCACCATTTTCAGAAGAAGGGGTATCACGAAGCGAAAATTGTAACACGTTTTGTTATTGTAGGAATCATATTGGCCATTCTTACTATTGTAACATTGAAAATTAGATAA
- a CDS encoding FtsL-like putative cell division protein, with the protein MSRNTIRQKELSEEVQEELQETVEEKAEQTEAFIKTLFTVGDLSLNKILQYLPFGAFIAFLMLLYISNRHFAERTIRSIDKVSKEVKELGWDHKSLSAELMKMSTQTEIAKRVDSLGLKERVEPPIKVEVIENKEDK; encoded by the coding sequence ATGAGCAGAAATACGATAAGACAGAAAGAATTGAGTGAAGAAGTTCAGGAGGAACTACAAGAAACTGTCGAAGAAAAGGCGGAACAAACAGAAGCGTTTATTAAAACGCTTTTTACCGTTGGAGACCTTTCGTTAAACAAAATTTTGCAGTATCTGCCGTTTGGAGCCTTTATCGCTTTTCTGATGTTATTGTATATTTCCAATCGTCATTTTGCAGAGCGAACTATTCGGAGTATCGATAAAGTGAGTAAAGAGGTGAAAGAACTGGGCTGGGATCATAAATCGCTCTCTGCTGAACTAATGAAAATGTCTACACAGACAGAAATTGCCAAACGTGTAGATTCTTTGGGATTGAAAGAGCGTGTGGAACCTCCGATCAAAGTTGAAGTTATAGAGAATAAGGAAGATAAATAG
- the mraZ gene encoding division/cell wall cluster transcriptional repressor MraZ, translating to MTQLIGEFECKLDAKGRMVLPAALKRQMPHVERDGLVVNRGFEKHLVFYPREEWDLMTAKLAKLNQFDPKVRAFVRAFTRGATELTLDAAGRVLLPKSLLEFAGISTELVLACQFNKIEVWSKEGYEELMGDGGVEDISSLAAEVMGDINFGL from the coding sequence ATGACTCAGTTGATCGGAGAATTCGAATGCAAGCTAGACGCCAAAGGAAGGATGGTGTTGCCAGCTGCGCTCAAGAGGCAAATGCCTCATGTAGAGCGGGATGGCCTTGTGGTGAATCGCGGTTTTGAGAAACATCTGGTATTTTATCCAAGAGAAGAGTGGGATTTGATGACGGCTAAGCTGGCTAAATTGAATCAATTCGATCCTAAAGTGCGGGCGTTTGTTCGTGCTTTTACGCGTGGCGCTACGGAATTGACCTTGGATGCTGCGGGTCGTGTTTTGTTACCCAAAAGTTTGTTGGAATTTGCGGGTATAAGCACGGAATTGGTTTTGGCTTGTCAGTTTAATAAGATTGAGGTATGGTCAAAAGAAGGGTATGAGGAGTTGATGGGCGACGGCGGAGTAGAGGATATATCATCTTTGGCGGCAGAGGTAATGGGAGATATTAATTTTGGACTATAA